The genomic interval AGCGGACCCGGCACGTGATCGAAGAAAACGAAAGGGTTCTAAAGAGCGTTCAGGCTTTGAAAGAAGGAGATTTTGAAACCCTTGGAAAACTGCTCTTTTCCTCTCATGAGAGTCTCAAAGACCTGTACGAAGTTTCCTGTGAGGAAACGGATTTCATCGTGGATTATTTGAGAGGAAAAGAAGGTATCCTCGGCGCGAGGATGGTCGGCGGCGGATTCGGTGGAGGAGTTATCGTTCTTTCGAAGAAAGGGGCTTTTGGGAAAGTAAAAGAAGAGCTGGCAGAGTCTTATAGGAAGCGTTTTGGAATAGATCTCACCTTCCACGAAATAGAGAGTTCAGACGGTGTTCAAAAAATCTAAGGGGGCCATGAGCTCCCTTTTTTGTTAAAATGAAGTTGGTATTTCCAGGTTCAGGGGGGGGTCTGCGATCTTTGTTTATTTGAAATACTATTTTCCATCCATAATGGTGGCGACCGCTCTGTTCATTTTGATATTCTTCATCTTCTTCTACGCTGTGAACGTGGAAGGATATCTGATCGAATCGTGGACAGCTGTGAGTGAATCCGGAGAAACAGGAACCCTGGGGTCCACGTTTGACAGAATGTTTTCACAGCCTTCCACAATCTTCCTCACCACCAGAATTGGAAGATCTGAACTACCATATCAGGACAGGTTGTACCTCTATATTCCACAGATGTACCGCTCTTATCTTGCTGTCTATGTCAATGGTGTGAAAAAAGGAAGTTGTGGTTTTGCAGAGAAAAGGGCCGGCTACTTCTGGAATCAACCAGTGATATTCGAACTTCCCGACGATTTCAATGAGATCACCTTAGAGGTGAGCGGTCTTTATAGAATTGGAACGGGTTCTGGTGTGTACATCATCCCATACCTGGAGACGAAAAAATACAGATTACTTTCGTTCATGACCAGGGTGATGATCCCACTGGCTATAGGTATGGCGCTTTCCATAGGGGTAGTACTGATTCTTTTATCAACGTCTCTTTCTTCTTCAGATGAGAGAAAATCTTACATTTACTTTGGAATGGCGGGTCTTCTTGCGGCCATCTGGTTGTTTGATTTGATCGACTACTCAAATATGGGATCTGTGGCTTTTCTGCTTTTCTTCAGAAAAACTGCGGTCAGTTCCGCGTATCTGGGGTTTTACTTTCTTGTGAAAGGTTTTTCGAAGATGTACAACAATAAAAACGGATTTTTTGATAGATTGATTCTCTTTCTCGATGTTTCAGCTGCTGTTGTGTTCTGGCTGGCACCTGATCTGATCACCATGGAAAAGTTCATAAGCACAGTGGCGATTGTGCTTTTTGTGAACGCTTTTTATTTTGTCTTCCAACTTCCAGAGATTCAATCTAAAGTTCTGGTGAGTTCTATTTTGTTTTTCATGACCTGCGTCGTGCACGATGGACTTGTAATAGGCTTTGGAATAGATAATTTGAAACTTCTCTCCAACTACGGAATAGTATCCATGTTCATCGGTTTCACGTATGTTTTGGTTATCCATTACAGAGATATATTGACTCGACTCACCATTACTCACACGAAAAGTCTCACAGATCCTCTCACGGGAGCCTACAATCGAGGAATCCTTGCAGAGCTTCAGTTCAGTGGGGACGAAACTTTTGTTTATGTAGATCTGGACAACTTCAAAAAGATCAACGATACCCACGGACACGAAATCGGTGACGAGATTTTGAAGACCCTCGTTCAAACAATAAGGAAGAATGTGAGGCAATCTGATGTCGTTGTGAGAATGGGAGGAGACGAATTTCTCGTGATACTGAGAGGATGCAAGCCGGAGAAAGCACAGGAAATCTTCCAGAAGATACTGATTGAATTCAAAAACAGCCATCCTCTTCAGTCGGAGTTTTCCTACGGTGTGGTTCTCTTTAAAGAAACTCTTGAAAAAACACTGAGAGAAGCCGATGAATTGATGTACAGGATGAAGGATGTTAAGAAGGGGACATTGAAATAAAAAAATGGCTCCGGCGGCAGGACTCGAACCTGCAACCACCTGGTTAACAGCCAGGCGCTCTACCGATTGAGCTACGCCGGAACCTCCAGGGATAATTGTACTACATACTCTCTCGAATTTCAAGTGGGATTGATGGTAAAATGAATGAAAAAATTGAAAAAAGGTTGATATCAGGCCCCGATGACTATTTTTCTTACCGGTTTTGGAAGGATCCGTGCCAGTTTCAGCAAAATTTCCATGAACATTAAAGAAAACATCACCATGATAGTCACCCAGCACCACTTGGGAAGATCAACAAAAGAGTCGAGAAACACGTAGAACATCCATTGAAACGGCATGTGAATCATGAAAAGAAGGAAAGAATACCTTCCCATCCTTTTCAAAAAAGGCAGATTAACTTTTTCAGCTAGCCAGGTTAACACTTCTATACTGTAGATTCCCAAAAACACTCCTGTGAGAGAAAACTGATCGATTCCCAGGAGTGTATGAAATTTTCCGTACGCGTTCCAATACTCCAGAGATCCGATCACAAAGAAAAAGACATATAGGAACAAAAACAACTTCCTTGGTTTTCTCTTCTTTCTCTCGGCAGCGTCTTTGTATCCTATCAAAAATGGAAAAAGCCAGTGAACAGGATTGAGATAAGTGATCAACGCACCTTCTATGGGAGGAAGGAGTCTGTCCTTCGTGAGAAACCAGAAACTCACGAAGGAAGAGTTAACAACAACTCCGGCGAAGGAAACCGGCAGAATCTTCCTCGGATCTTTTATGAAAATCGATATCAGCAGCAGAATCATTACAACCAGTACGAAATAGTACTGCCACGATCCTGTGAAAGAAAAGATAGTGATCAGATATTTTTTGAGTATTGAATCGTCAACGCTGAAAACCCTCTTTGTCACCCAAACGTTTGTGTATTTTCCATTTAACAACATATAAACAAGGAAAGAAAGAGAAGCCCAGAAGAGATAGAAGTGAAAGAAGGTAGAAGCCTTACGAATAATCCTCAAAGGGTTCTTTTTCACCCTTCCCTGTGAATAACCAAACAGATATACGAAAACAAAGACAGAAGGGCTCACGAATCTGAGCAGAGGAACGAGAAAGGTGAGGTCTCTGTACACCCCAACGATGGCGTGTCCCGTTAAAACGAACAGAATCAAAAGTCCTCTCAACGACTCCAAGTTTCTCACCTCTGATAAAATAGTATCGAAAGGAGTGAAGAACTTGAAGAACCAACACTTTGCCCTGCTGTATCTTGTTCTGTTTCTAGTACTCGCGAAACTTTCCCCTTTTATTATAACCGCCCTGATAATGGGGCTGTATCTTTCGATAATTATCGATTACATTGCACGCTTTTTGGGGGTATTCATAAAAAAACCGCGTGTTCTTCCTCGCGTGATATCGAACGTTCTGGTTTTCCTCACGATAGCTTACTCAGCTGTCAATTTCTTTCCGGTGATCGTAAGAGAAGCGCAGAAGGTTTTTTCTGAGATAGACAGAATAAGATCGGGTTTGGAGAACATCGACATACCCGGATGGTTGTCTTCCGTATTGAACAACATCAGCACATCCTTCTCGGAAGGAGCGCTCTCGTTTGTGAACAAAATCATAGGCTACGTTCCTTCTTTCGTAACGGCTGCAATACTCATAGTGATCACCGCTTTTATCGTGTCTTCATTGAAGAGACTCATAAGAAAAAATGTACACTACCTGTTTCCCACGAATCCCAGTGATGGTAGAGAGTTCCTGAAGACTACTTACACCGAGTTCGAAAGGTTCGTGGGTGGTCAGGTGCTCGTTGCAATATTCGTTGGTCTGTTCGTTGGCTTCGGTGCTTTCATTTTCAAAATACCGAGTGCGTTCTTTCTGGGAATGCTTGCTTTCGTGACGGATTTTGTCCCGTACCTTGGAGTGGTGATATCTGCTATTCCTCTTCTAATGCTCGCCTTCTCCGTTCATGGCCTGAGCGGTCTTCTCATAGGAACGATCATCCTCGTCGCAGCGAATCAACTGGAAATGTGGGTGCTCGCTCCAAAGATACAGAGTAACACCTTGAATGTTCACTGGTTCATTATTCTGATCACGATTCTCATTCTCGGCGATCTTTTCAGTTTTGGTGGCGTTCTAATTGCGCTTCCGTTTCTGATATTCCTGAAAAACTTCTGGAAGCAGTACGTGATGGGAGGCTGAGACAATGCCCACTTACACATTCAGATGCAAGAAATGTGGAGAAGAATACACAGTGTTCACCTCTTACAGCAAAATAGACGAGTTGAGATGTTCTAAGTGTAACTCAAAGGAGAAGGAAAGAGTGTACAGGAAGATTTCCTTCTCCGTTCAGGGTGGTTCCTCTTCCTCCTCATGTGGTGGAAGCTGTGGAGGGTGTTCGGGCTGTAGCTAAATATCCTCTTCACCCTCTACTACTTTTCTGATTCTTTTTTCCAGTTCTTCTTCGTAATCTATCTGAATCTTCTCGTACACATCGTTCATGAGCGGTGAGGAGATCAAAAAGTCCGCTGTGGATCTTGTGATGGCAACGGGGAGGTTGTACACCGTGGCTATTCTGATGAGTGCTTTCACATCCACATCGTGTGCCTGTGGTTCCAAAGGATCCCAGAAGAATATGAGCACGTCTATCTTTCCTTCGGCGATCATCGCACCGATCTGCTGATCTCCACCGAGAGGCCCGCTTTTCAGTCGGTGTACTTTGAGACCGAGTTTTTCCTGAAGGAGAGCACCGGTTGTGCCCGTAGCGTAAAGCTCGTGTTTGGAGAGCGTTCCAAGGTTGAAACTCACCCATTCAAGAAGATCTCTCTTTCTCCTATCGTGAGCGATGAGAGCGATCCTTTTCTTTTTATCCATGAATATCTTGTACCTTCTTGGTCTGTCAGACATTCTCTCTCCTCCTCTTTTTGCTGAATTTATTCATGTACATTCTTTCATCTGCGATCTTCAGGAGTTCTTCTATGCTTTCTCCGTCGTCGGGAAACACGCTGATACCATAACTGAAATTCACAGAAAACAACTCCCCATCCACCGAAACAGGCTCTCTAAAGTGCTCTTCCATTCTTTTCATGAGAATTTCTGCTCCTGCTCGATCCGTTTCAGGGAGTATGATACCGAATTCATCACCCCCGATTCTACCAACTACATCCGATTTTCTCAGAAGTGAGGTGAGTCTATTTACAAACTCCTTCAAAACCCGATCTCCAACCAAGTGGCCCTTTGAATCGTTTATACGCTTGAAATCGTCAAGATCGATGAAGACGAAGGAGAGTTTTCTGCTGTACCTTTTTGAAAGGTTGATGAGGTAAGCGAGTCTGCTTTCGAACGCTTCTCGATTGTACACACCCGTTAAGGAATCGCGTTCTGCAAGCCAGAGGATCCTTTCCTCTCCCTTCAATTTCCAGTAGATGAGTTCCAAGTGGTTTTTCAAGAGTCTGGTCATCTCAAAAAGTCTCTCATCGGCTTTTCTACAGCCAACGATAAGCACGGCGAAGATTTCCGTTTCATACTCAAGAGGAATTCTCAACATTCCGTTTTCACAATCTATGTCTTCTGGTATCTTAGGTAGAATCTCTTCGAAAGAACCGTTGAGAGAGGCTGTCAGAACGAAATTCCCGTTCTTTTTTTCGTATAGAGCCACACTCTTTGAACCGAATACTTCGCCGAGTGGAGAAAGATACTGTCTGAACACGAAATCGTTCCATCCGAGCGATAAAAGATTCTTTGAAAGATCCAAGAGAAGCTGATAGAATTTTTTGTCTTTTTCCAGAGATGTGAGATTTTCTTTCAACTCGGTGATGTCAAGACCAGTTACCATTACTCTATTTTCTTCGAGGGGTATGAACACCCATCTTATGATTCTTCCATCTATTCTACCTTCGTGCACCATTTTTTCTTTGAACGATCTTTCAAAAATTTCGTGAGGAAAACTTCCGGAGAACATGTCGAACCAGTTTTTGTTCAGAAGGTGTTCTCTGTTCACTCCCAGAAGTTTACAGCCTGTTTCGTTCACATCTTCAATCGTTCCATCTTCTCTCAGGATGACGCTCAAAACGGGAGTGTTGTTGAAATAAGCGAGGAATCTTTTTCTTTCTCTTCTGATCTGGTCCTCTATTTTCTTTATATCATCGATGGGACGAGCGATCTCTTGAATCATAGCGAGTTTCTTTCCTTCATATACTGGAATCAACTTGCTTTCACATATAACGGTTCTCCCATCCTTTGAAAGAAATTCTCTTTCCAGACTCTTTATCCCATCGTGTGAGAAATTCTCGATTTGAAACAAAAATCTTTCTTCAACTGAACCGGAGATCTCCTCTATGGTTTTTCCGAGAAGGTCAGTACGGGTGTACCCCAGGAACTTCTCGACGGCTTGATTCACTTCAACAATCTTTCCAGATGGATCGTAGTAGATCACCATGTCGTTGTTTTCTTCGAAGAGTCCTTTGAACATCAGGATTAATCTCTTCAGTTTTAAAAGTACCCTAGAAATTCCAATCAAAATCAGGAGGGAACCGAACACGTAAAATATCGATTTAACGGGATAGAACAAAGGCGGATAAACAAAGAAAAATTCCAGAAAATTTATCAGCGCTCCAAAAAACAGAGAAGCGCTTCCGAAAAGAACCACATACGATCCCGTCAGGGAAAACAGGGCGTTCAGCAAGAAAGATCCGAGAAGAAAAAGAACTCTGGGAAGGACAATTTCCCAGTGAGTCGCTAAGTGAATTTTAAGAGGGGTGCCGATCAAGAAAGAATAAATGATCAGAAGGGCGGTGCCCGCGAGGAGCACCTGCCAGACGAGTTTTTTCATTTGACCCCTACCAGCTCCTTGTGGACTTTTTTCAAAAGGTTCGGTATGTCGAGCTTTTGCGGACACTTACTGAGGCATTCACCACATTCAACACAGAAGGAAGCGGCGGATTTTTGACTCTCGAACCATCTGTACGTTCCTCTTCCACCTTCCCAATCTTCGAACATGATGGTTTCGTTGTACAGACGGAAGTTTCCGGGTATATCCACACCGTTCGGACACGGCATACAGTATCCACACTGAGTACAGTTTATCACAGCGAAAGATTCGAGGGTTCTTCTTATCTCTTCTATCATCTTCATGTCTTCGTCTGTGAGATTGCCGGGAGTGATCTTGCTCATGATCTCTATGTTTTGTTTCACCTGTTCGAGGGTGCTCATTCCACTCAGTATGGTGGAAACTTCCGGGTGATGTCCAAGCCATCTAAAACTCAGTTCCACTGGAGACCAGTTTCTGTTGTATTTCCTTAGAATTTTCATGACCTTCTCTGGAAGTCTCGCGAGCTTTCCACCTTTGAGCGGTTCCATGATCACAACGGCAAGTCCTTTTGATCCAGCGTATTTCAATCCTCTCAGCCCTGCCTGGTAGTTCACGTCCATGTAGTTGAGCTGTATCTGACAGAAGTCCCAGTCGTACCCATCGACGATTTCTTTAAAAACTGGATAGCCGTCGTGGAACGAAAAGCCCGCGAATCTTATCTTTCCATTTGCTTTCGCTTTCTCGAAGAAATCAAAGAATCTCAGATTCCTGATTTTTTCCCATCTTTCTTTGTTCAGAGCGTGCATGAGGTACATATCAACGTGATCCGTCTGGAGCTTCTCCAGCTGTTCATCAAGGATCTTCTCGAAATCTTCGTGTTTTTCCACTTTCCAGACGGGAGACTTGGTTGCAAGGAACACCCTCTCGCGGTATCCGTCTTTCAGTGCTTTCCCCACGATTCTTTCACTGTTTCCTCCGTGGTAAGGATAGGCAGTGTCAACGTAGTTCACGCCGTGATCGATGGCGTACCGGATCATTTCGATGGCTTTCTCTTCATCGATATTCGAGTGATCCTCTCCAATAACGGGAAGTCGCATGGCTCCAAAACCAAGGAGCGACGTCTTCACTCCGGTTTTTCCGAAATCCCTGTACTGCATATTTTCACCTCCTTGCAGTTATCAATTTTATCACTCTATGATGATAAAATCTAACGTGTGGGAGGGGATCGGTTTGAGACTGAAAAAACTATACTTAAAGGGTTTTAAATCCTTTGGAAGACCTTCCCTGATAGGTTTCTCCGATCGTGTAACCGCTATCGTTGGCCCCAACGGTAGTGGAAAATCTAACATCATAGATGCTATAAAATGGGTGTTCGGTGAACAGTCGAAGAAAGAGCTCCGCGCGAGTGAAAAGTTCGATATGATCTTTGCGGGATCAGAGAACCTTCCACCCGCTGGTTCTGCCTACGTGGAACTCGTCTTTGAAGAGAACGGAGAAGAAATAACCGTGGCCCGTGAATTGAAGAGAACAGGAGAGAACACTTACTACCTCAACGGAAACCCGGTCAGATTGAAAGACATCAGAGATCGCTTTGCAGGTACCGGTCTTGGAGTGGACTTCTACTCCATTGTGGGACAGGGACAGATAGATAGAATTGTTAATGCCTCTCCAGAAGAATTGAGGTTGCTGCTGGAAGAGGCTGCAGGGGTTTCCATATACAGGGAGAAGAAAAAGGAAACAGAGATGAACCTCGAAAGAACGAAGGTGAACCTCGACAGAGTGAAAGACGTTCTGTTCGAGCGTGAAAGGCAGATGAAATCTCTCTACCTCAAGGCCAAGCGTGCTGAAAGGTTCAGGGAATACACTGCTCAGATTGAAGAACTTCAAAGAATCTACTACGGAAACGCTTTGAAGAGAGAAAGGAAAAAACTGGAATTCTACCAGGAAGAAGAGAAGAAGACAAACGAGAAAATAAAGAATATCCAGAAAGAACTGGTGGAACTGGAGACGAAGTGGAGTACTCTGAGAAGTGAGTTCGGAGAGATGGACCAGGAGATAGAACGTTACACGAAGCTCCTCGAGGATTATAAAAAAAGACAGAATGATCTTGTGGAGATGAAAGGATTCTACTCTTCAAAGCTCGCAGACAGTGAAAACAAGTACGTGGAGTTATCCACCAGGCTCGACGAGCTGGAAAAGCGAAGAGAAGAGCACAAAAGACGTCTTGAAGAAATGGAGTACATATTCAAGGGAGTGACAGGAGAATACGAGAAAAAGGCAAAAGAACTCGAAGCGTTCGAAAAAGAAAAAGAAAATCTTCTCTCAAGATTCAGTGAGAAAGAGAAAGAATTTCTGAAAGTCAGGGACGAGATCTCCAGGTTAGAAAAGCAGATACTCAAACTGGAGAGCGAGCTTTTGAGGATAGGAGAAACACTCGAGGACCTCGAAAAGAGAAGAAAAATAACGGAAAACCAGATACTGACAAGGAGAAGAGAACTCGAAGATAAGAAGAGCGAATTCAAAGAAATATCAAAGCGTGTGGAAGAATTCGATGAGAAAGAAAGAAAATTGACAGAAGAATTGAACACTGTTCGTGAGAGATTGGAAGAGGTCGAGAAAGAAATCAGAAAAATCACCTCGGAAATAGACGTGAAGGAGAGAAGACTGAGAGAGATCCTGTTCGAAAAAGAAATGATCGAGCGTGACATGAGAGAGTACAAGGGATTCTCACGGGCCGTGAGAGCAGTTTTCGAGGAAAAGGAGCGCTTTCCCGGACTCGTTGATGTAGTCTCGAACCTGATAGAGGTGGATGAAAAGTACTCCCTCGCTGTGAGTGTACTTCTCGGTGGGATGGCTCAGAACATCGTGGTGAGAAACGTAGATACAGCGAAGGCGATCGTGGAGTTTCTGAAGCGGAACGAAGCAGGAAGAGTGACGATACTTCCACTCGATCTGATAGACGGTTCTTTCAACAGGATATCCGGACTGGAAAAAGAGAAAGGGTTTGTGGGGTACGCCGTTGACTTGGTGAAACTTCCTTCAGATCTCGAGGTTCTTGGAGGATTTCTCTTTGGGAATTCCGTAGTGGTGGAAACACTCGACGATGCGATCAGGATGAAGAAAGAATACCAGCTGAACACCAGAATCGCTACCCTCGATGGTGAACTCATAAGCGGAAGAGGGGCTATAACAGGAGGAAAGGAAGAAAGATCGATCAACGTGTTTGAAAGACACATAAAACTGAAGCATCTGGAGCAGGAAATGGAAGAAACAGAGAGACAAATCGCAGAAAATAGGGATGAACTGGCCAGTCTGAAGACAGAACAGGAAAACCTGCGAAACCAGGAAACGCTCGTCCAGAGGGAGCTGTTCGAACTCTCCAGGAAATCGTCTTCGACCAAGACTGTTCTGTCCGAGATCCTGAGAACCATCAATCAGCTTCAAGAAGAAGTGGAAAATCTGGAGAAGCTCCTGGTTGAGTACAGAGCAAAAGAAGAAGGACTGAACGCGAGAAGAGAAAAGATCTTCGAGGAAATCGACGAACTGAAACAGAACAGAGAAGACCTTCAAAAATCGTTGGCCGAATACTCCGAAGAACTCGAGAAAGAAAAGAGGATCCTCGATGAACTCAACGAAAAGATTTTCACACTCAGAGCAGAGGTTGGAAATCTCCTGGAAACAAAAGATCGATACGAAAAGGAAATGCGAGACACAAGAAAAACGATAGAACGAATTGCTCGGGAAACGGAAGACATAAAGTTGCAGATGACGAGCCTTGAAGAGGAAATGGAAAACTACAGAAAGTTCATAAGAGAACACGAAAGAGAAATCGAGCACTTGAAGAAAGAAATGGACAATGTGTTCGAAGCCATGAAACTCCACAGATCAGGTAAAGAAGAGAAGATGCGAGAACTTCAAGAAGTGGAAAACAGAATGAACGAACTGAAGGAAGAAAAGGAAGGACTGAGAAACCACCTCCATCAGATAGATCTGGCTCTCCAGGAGACCAGGTTAAAGATAGCGAATCTTCTGGAGGAGTTTTCCGGAAACGAAGAAGATGTAGAGGAACTCGGTGAGGAAAAGCTCGAGGAGATCTATAGACAGATAAAAGATTTGGAAAACAAAATAAAGTACCTCGGCCCCGTCGATCTCACGGCGATAGACGAGTACGAAAAACTCCGCGAAGAGTACGAAGAAATACTGAAACAGAAAGAAGATCTCGAGGAAGCGAAACGAAAACTCGAAGAGATCATAGAAAAAACGGATCGAGAAGCAGAGAGTTTACTCTTCGACGTTTACCAGAGAGTGAACGAAAGCTTCAACAGGTTCATTTCTCTTCTCTTCTTCGGTGGTGAGGGAAGGCTCAACATCGTTTCTGAAGCCAAAAGTATTCTCGACGCGGGTTTTGAAATATCCATAAGAAAACCGGGAAGAAGAGATCAGAAACTGAGCCTTCTTTCGGGTGGTGAGAAGGCGCTCGTGGGATTGGCTCTGCTTTTCGCCCTCATGGAGATAAAACCGAGCCCCTTCTACGTGCTCGACGAGGTTGATTCTCCTCTCGATGACTACAACGCTGAAAGATTCAAGAGGCTCCTCAAAGAGAACTCGAAGCACACCCAGTTCATCGTGATCACGCACAATAAAATCGTGATGGAAGCTGCCGATCTTCTACATGGGGTGACCATGGTAAACGGTGTGTCGGCCATCGTTCCGGTAGAAGTGGAGAAAATACTGGAGGTGTAAAGGTGAAGTTCTACGAAGAGAGAATCGAGAGCAAAAGAGTCTTCGAAGGAAAGATGATAAGTGTGAGGGTAGACCATGTGAGGCTTCCAGATGGCAAAGTGTCCACCCGTGAAGTGGTGGATCATCCCGGTGCTGTGGTGATCGTTCCTGTGCTCGGTGAGAAGATTCTTTTCGTTGAACAGTACAGGTATCCAATCGAGCAGGTCCTTCTGGAGCTTCCCGCGGGAAAGATGGATCCCGCAGAGTCTCCTGAAGAGTGTGCAGAAAGAGAGCTCGAGGAGGAAACTGGCTACAGGGCGAAGAAGCTTTCTTATCTCGGAAAGATCTTCACCACGCCGGGTTTCACCACGGAAGTGATACACATATTCGCTGCCGAAGACCTGGAAAAGACCACTCAGAACACAGATCCGGATGAGTTCATTGAAGTTAAGGAATTACACATCGAAGAGGTACTTTCTCTGCTCAGGAACGCGGAGATAGAAGATTCCAAAACCATCTGTGCGCTAACACGGTTTTTCTTTGCGAAAGGAGTGATTCGATGAAGGTGATCGTGAACGGTGAGGAGATAGTCGTTGAAGGGGTCCAGACTTTGGGAGAACTTCTCAATCGAGTGAGAGAAAACAAAGAGAATCTCGTTGTGAAAAGAATAGTTATAGACCAAGAAGAACAGCCTCTCTCCAGACTGGAAGACTTGAAGCAGATGGAAATAAACGAGGAAATGGAAATCGAACTGGAACTCTCTCCATTGAGGGATTTTCTCCTCGAAACAATTGAAGAGGTGCTCAGGTACATAGAACGGGTGAAACCTCTCCTTAGTAAGGTGGCAGACGCAGTTGTTGCTGGAACCACAGAGGGATACAGGAGTATAAACGATCTCGCCG from Thermotoga sp. Mc24 carries:
- the smc gene encoding chromosome segregation protein SMC: MRLKKLYLKGFKSFGRPSLIGFSDRVTAIVGPNGSGKSNIIDAIKWVFGEQSKKELRASEKFDMIFAGSENLPPAGSAYVELVFEENGEEITVARELKRTGENTYYLNGNPVRLKDIRDRFAGTGLGVDFYSIVGQGQIDRIVNASPEELRLLLEEAAGVSIYREKKKETEMNLERTKVNLDRVKDVLFERERQMKSLYLKAKRAERFREYTAQIEELQRIYYGNALKRERKKLEFYQEEEKKTNEKIKNIQKELVELETKWSTLRSEFGEMDQEIERYTKLLEDYKKRQNDLVEMKGFYSSKLADSENKYVELSTRLDELEKRREEHKRRLEEMEYIFKGVTGEYEKKAKELEAFEKEKENLLSRFSEKEKEFLKVRDEISRLEKQILKLESELLRIGETLEDLEKRRKITENQILTRRRELEDKKSEFKEISKRVEEFDEKERKLTEELNTVRERLEEVEKEIRKITSEIDVKERRLREILFEKEMIERDMREYKGFSRAVRAVFEEKERFPGLVDVVSNLIEVDEKYSLAVSVLLGGMAQNIVVRNVDTAKAIVEFLKRNEAGRVTILPLDLIDGSFNRISGLEKEKGFVGYAVDLVKLPSDLEVLGGFLFGNSVVVETLDDAIRMKKEYQLNTRIATLDGELISGRGAITGGKEERSINVFERHIKLKHLEQEMEETERQIAENRDELASLKTEQENLRNQETLVQRELFELSRKSSSTKTVLSEILRTINQLQEEVENLEKLLVEYRAKEEGLNARREKIFEEIDELKQNREDLQKSLAEYSEELEKEKRILDELNEKIFTLRAEVGNLLETKDRYEKEMRDTRKTIERIARETEDIKLQMTSLEEEMENYRKFIREHEREIEHLKKEMDNVFEAMKLHRSGKEEKMRELQEVENRMNELKEEKEGLRNHLHQIDLALQETRLKIANLLEEFSGNEEDVEELGEEKLEEIYRQIKDLENKIKYLGPVDLTAIDEYEKLREEYEEILKQKEDLEEAKRKLEEIIEKTDREAESLLFDVYQRVNESFNRFISLLFFGGEGRLNIVSEAKSILDAGFEISIRKPGRRDQKLSLLSGGEKALVGLALLFALMEIKPSPFYVLDEVDSPLDDYNAERFKRLLKENSKHTQFIVITHNKIVMEAADLLHGVTMVNGVSAIVPVEVEKILEV
- a CDS encoding NUDIX domain-containing protein; the protein is MKFYEERIESKRVFEGKMISVRVDHVRLPDGKVSTREVVDHPGAVVIVPVLGEKILFVEQYRYPIEQVLLELPAGKMDPAESPEECAERELEEETGYRAKKLSYLGKIFTTPGFTTEVIHIFAAEDLEKTTQNTDPDEFIEVKELHIEEVLSLLRNAEIEDSKTICALTRFFFAKGVIR